One genomic region from Lates calcarifer isolate ASB-BC8 linkage group LG10, TLL_Latcal_v3, whole genome shotgun sequence encodes:
- the tesmin gene encoding spexin prohormone 2 isoform X2: MNSPTTELNTTLSKQEYVGTDDPSSRDCSSEKDTTVHNGPAGTSFWTVPSSDASLSGILPHPHQHTIQPRVVDPLSLRFHCPCQSTQCQMTYPDYLLDHQASQYHLFTGPMPVPPDSSHHSSFSAPWFINEPVLCSMMPGDLHTPVANICVPQAMDHQQVQEGLTEVTTHITQPVVCNVSGGGQVVVVNHCEPAPVFLTLESAPTHRDDRRSSRERHDCVGES; this comes from the exons ATGAACAGCCCTACAACAGAGCTCAACACAACTCTAAGCAAACAGGAATATGTTGGCACTGATGACCCTTCTTCAAGagactgcagctctgagaaGGACACCACTGTCCACAATGGTCCTGCAGGGACTTCTTTCTGGACAGTGCCCTCCTCAGATGCCAGTCTGTCTGGAATACTTCCCCATCCCCACCAGCATACTATCCAGCCAAGAGTAGTGGACCCTCTCAGTTTAAG GTTCCATTGTCCATGTCAGTCCACTCAGTGTCAGATGACTTATCCAGATTACCTCCTGGACCACCAGGCGAGTCAGTATCATCTCTTCACTGG CCCTATGCCTGTTCCGCCAGACAGCAGCCATCACAGCTCATTTTCTGCTCCTTGGTTTATTAATGAACCCGTTCTCTGCAGCATGATGCCG GGGGACTTACACACTCCTGTAGCCAATATCTGTGTACCTCAGGCCATGGACCATCAGCAGGTTCAGGAGGGACTGACTGAGGTCACAACCCACATCACACAGCCT GTGGTGTGTAATGTGAGTGGAGGTGGACAGGTTGTGGTGGTTAACCACTGTGAGCCAGCACCTGTGTTCCTTACCTTGGAATCTGCaccaacacacagagatgaCAGGCGCAGCTCAAGGGAAAG ACATGACTGTGTTGGGGAATCCTAG